The stretch of DNA TCGGTTATCCGTTTATTCCGGCATTATACATCGTTTTAGCTACTGCAATCTGTATTGACCTGTTAATTGTTAAATCGGGAACAAGTCTTATTGGTCTTGGCATTGTATTAGCTGGTATTCCGGTATATTTTTTAACAGCCAAAAACCGTAAAACGGTTTAATGGGTGACAAATCAGTGAAATTATACTGATTTTTAAAAATTAGATGAATTAAAAATTGTTTTGACTGATAAAAAAATAACCTTAACTTAGGTTGCTTTGAATGACTGACTGAAAAGAAATGACTGTTCCTGTTAATGCAAGTCTGACATTTAATTCTTTTATCGATCATTCAGTTAGTGTGCTTATTTTTTAATAATTATAATGAAAACAGGAAAAGTAAAATTCTTTAATGAATCAAAAGGGTTTGGATTTATTAAAGACGAAGCCGGAAATGAAATCTTTGTTCACGTTACCGGTTTAATCGACAAAATTCGTGAAAACGATAAAGTGAGCTTCGAAGTAGCTCAAGGTAAAAAAGGATTAAATGCAGTGAATGTAAAGATAGCTTAAGATATTTTAATACTTTTTGAGTAAGCGATTGGTATAATAGCCAATCGCTTTTTTATTGTGTTGTCTTTTTTCTTTCTATTTCTATTAAGGTTAGTCTTCTCCGAAGTTTTCTCCTTAACGATGAAATTATCTCCTTTTGCCCCCTCAAATTTCTCCCGTTGGTCTATAATCTAAATAATGGGAATGAGGTAGATTGATGAAACAAGTTAAATAACTTCTGCAACAACAAATGTGCTTCCGCCTACAAACACTAAATCATTTTTGGCGGCTTTCTGTTTCGCTGCGTTTAAAGCATCGATTACCGAACTGTACACATCCCCATTTAAGCCAAAGTTTAATGCTAGCTTTTGAAGTTCATTAGCATCCATGCCTCGTGGTATATCTGCTTTACAAAAATAATAGCTAGCTTCTTTTGGCATTAATGCTAACACATGGCTGATGTCTTTATCTTTTACCATGCCAAAAACGATATATAGTTGATCATGAGGTGTTTCATTGATTTGCTCCACTACTTGTGTAATTCCATCTACATTATGTCCGGTGTCACAGATGATTAATGGGTTTTCGCTTAGTGTATACCATCTTCCTAGCAAACCGGTAAGATGTTTTACCTGTGATAAGGCACAATAGATATGATTATCTGATATATTAAAACCGATAGCTCTTAACGACTCTACTGATTCCAGCACTGTTTTAATGTTTTTTAACTGATAATTACCCGTAAGATCAAGTGCAAGATTAGGGTAGGAGATACCCGAATTGTTTGATACATGGAGGATTAATTTATGCTGGTACTTGTCCGTATTGGTAATTTTCCAGTTTTCAGATGCAAAAGTAATAGGGGAGTTTGTTTGCAGCGCTTTTTCAATAAATATTTCTGAAGCCA from Solitalea canadensis DSM 3403 encodes:
- a CDS encoding bifunctional folylpolyglutamate synthase/dihydrofolate synthase, with protein sequence MLTYQQTLDYLFSRLPMFHRIGEKAFKADLHNIKALSEILDNPHTKFKSIHIAGTNGKGSTSHMLAAILQEAGYKTGLYTSPHLRDFRERIRINGQMIPEQNVIDFVANYKVDFEKIEPSFFEMGVALAFDYFEQEKVDIAVIETGLGGRLDSTNIITPLLSVITNISFDHTSILGNTIEAIAGEKAGIIKDNVPVVIGQKQELASEIFIEKALQTNSPITFASENWKITNTDKYQHKLILHVSNNSGISYPNLALDLTGNYQLKNIKTVLESVESLRAIGFNISDNHIYCALSQVKHLTGLLGRWYTLSENPLIICDTGHNVDGITQVVEQINETPHDQLYIVFGMVKDKDISHVLALMPKEASYYFCKADIPRGMDANELQKLALNFGLNGDVYSSVIDALNAAKQKAAKNDLVFVGGSTFVVAEVI
- a CDS encoding cold-shock protein, with protein sequence MKTGKVKFFNESKGFGFIKDEAGNEIFVHVTGLIDKIRENDKVSFEVAQGKKGLNAVNVKIA